A stretch of Bradyrhizobium sp. CCBAU 53338 DNA encodes these proteins:
- a CDS encoding RidA family protein, whose protein sequence is MYKTLQPEGWAKPIGYANGVSARGRTVFVGGQIGWNKDCKFESDDLVDQIGQALENIVSVLACDGGGPEHITTITWYLTDRRDYLARLRQIGETYRRVMGRHFPAMTAVEVSALIEDRAKVEVQATAVIPD, encoded by the coding sequence ATGTACAAGACTCTACAACCTGAAGGCTGGGCTAAGCCGATCGGCTATGCCAACGGCGTAAGCGCGAGAGGTCGCACCGTCTTCGTTGGAGGACAGATTGGCTGGAACAAGGATTGCAAATTCGAAAGCGACGATCTGGTTGACCAGATCGGTCAAGCTCTTGAGAACATCGTTTCGGTCCTGGCGTGCGATGGCGGAGGACCCGAGCACATCACGACCATCACCTGGTATCTTACTGATCGTCGGGACTATCTGGCACGGCTTAGACAAATCGGAGAAACGTATCGTCGAGTGATGGGACGGCACTTTCCTGCCATGACAGCCGTCGAAGTGTCTGCACTGATAGAAGACCGCGCTAAAGTCGAAGTGCAAGCGACCGCCGTTATTCCTGATTGA
- a CDS encoding acyl-CoA dehydrogenase — protein sequence MSLQELDWNDPFALESQLTEEERMVEKTARDYAQARLAPRVRDAFRHEKTDVAIFREMGELGFLGCTVSPEFGGAGLGYVAYGLIAREVERVDSGYRSMMSVQSSLVMTPIESFGSVAQKQKYLPKLATGEWIGCFGLTEPDHGSDPGSMATRAKKVVGGYSLSGSKTWITNAPIADLFLVWAKSEDGLIRGYLIEKGAKGLSAPAIHGKVGLRASITGEIVLDGVFVPEENVLPNVTGLKGPFTCLNSARFGIAWGALGAAEACYSVARSYVLERKQFGRPLGANQLIQKKLADMVTEVGLGLQGCLRLGRMKEEGHPPVELTSILKRNSCGKALEIARVARDMLGGNGISDEFAVARHLVNLEVVNTYEGTHDVHALIIGRGLTGIAAFAN from the coding sequence ATGTCGTTACAAGAGCTTGATTGGAATGATCCGTTTGCCCTTGAAAGTCAACTGACGGAAGAGGAGCGGATGGTCGAAAAGACAGCCCGAGACTATGCACAAGCCAGGCTCGCGCCACGAGTTAGAGATGCTTTCCGTCACGAGAAGACTGACGTGGCAATCTTCAGGGAAATGGGTGAACTCGGATTTCTTGGATGTACCGTCTCGCCTGAGTTCGGTGGTGCCGGCCTAGGCTACGTTGCCTATGGCCTCATTGCGCGTGAGGTCGAACGCGTCGATTCGGGATATCGCTCGATGATGAGCGTACAGTCGTCCCTCGTTATGACGCCGATTGAATCGTTCGGCTCTGTCGCTCAGAAGCAGAAGTATCTTCCGAAGTTGGCGACGGGCGAGTGGATCGGCTGCTTTGGCCTGACAGAGCCGGATCATGGCTCGGACCCAGGATCGATGGCCACGCGGGCCAAGAAGGTAGTCGGTGGATACTCCCTCAGCGGTAGCAAGACGTGGATTACAAATGCCCCCATCGCCGATCTCTTTCTGGTCTGGGCAAAATCCGAGGATGGTCTAATCCGTGGATATTTGATCGAGAAGGGCGCGAAGGGTCTGAGTGCACCGGCTATTCATGGGAAGGTCGGACTGCGTGCTTCCATCACCGGCGAGATCGTTCTCGATGGCGTGTTCGTTCCGGAAGAGAACGTTTTGCCGAACGTAACGGGATTAAAGGGTCCATTTACTTGCCTCAATTCGGCAAGGTTCGGCATCGCGTGGGGTGCCCTGGGCGCAGCCGAGGCGTGCTACTCCGTCGCCCGGTCCTATGTACTGGAGCGCAAACAATTCGGGCGGCCGCTCGGTGCCAACCAGTTGATCCAAAAGAAGCTCGCGGACATGGTGACTGAAGTCGGTCTCGGTTTGCAGGGGTGCTTGCGGCTCGGTCGAATGAAGGAAGAAGGGCATCCGCCCGTTGAGTTGACCTCGATCCTCAAACGCAATTCATGCGGTAAAGCCTTGGAGATCGCTCGTGTCGCGCGCGACATGCTTGGTGGAAATGGCATCTCAGACGAGTTCGCAGTCGCTCGGCATCTCGTAAATCTCGAGGTGGTCAACACCTATGAGGGAACACATGACGTCCATGCTCTCATCATCGGTCGGGGACTTACTGGGATCGCTGCATTTGCGAACTAG